In a genomic window of Streptomyces roseoviridis:
- a CDS encoding acyl carrier protein: protein MNDTVATTPLTETELLSRVRQAWADVLDLDSADEVPEDVNFLEAGGSSLLLIMLWEELDPLTERSLKVSDLFQHSTVKAQAALLADASGAEEELTELGARNRGGLLGRARRDQLVSE from the coding sequence ACCGAACTCCTCAGCCGGGTCCGGCAGGCCTGGGCCGACGTACTCGACCTCGACAGCGCGGACGAGGTACCCGAAGACGTCAACTTCCTGGAGGCAGGCGGCAGTTCCCTGCTCCTCATCATGCTGTGGGAAGAGCTGGACCCGCTCACCGAGCGCAGCCTGAAGGTCTCCGACCTCTTCCAGCACAGCACCGTCAAGGCCCAGGCCGCCCTGCTCGCCGACGCCTCCGGCGCCGAAGAGGAGCTGACCGAGCTCGGCGCCCGCAACCGCGGCGGCCTCCTCGGCCGCGCGCGCCGCGACCAGCTCGTCTCCGAGTGA